TAAAAACGCGAGATTTTTGCGGGATAATTTTAGTAAGAGAGGGGAAAAGCGTGCTGTGGCGTATGAAATCCTGCATATACCAAAGCAAACGCGCCATATGAATGAGATTTCTTTTTAGTTTTTTCATCTAAAAGTAAGCCTTAAGTTATTCTATGCGTAAAATGCCTTAAACAAGCAAAACCGCGATTGTAGCCTATATTTCATAATGGATAGCTTAATTGCTCTATTTCACTCTTTGCAAATTGGACTTCCAAAAAAGCTTGTATTGCTCGATAAAGTAAGGGTTTATGCTTGTTAGATTCTATATTTGCTTATATCACACGCTTTTTGCGCCGCCAAATACCTATAGCATCTTTTATTACAATATCCCTATTTGCATGCTTATCGACAATTTCATCAAAATATGTCTCACTTATGCCCATAGTCTGGCATATGTCATATTTTGCAAGCGGGTCGAGGATATGGTCATATTCGTTGATATACACCAGTGCTTGCTCGCGTGTGATAGCACCCTCTCGACAAAGTCTTGTAGCCATATCTGTGGTGCGCTGCGCGCCAAATTTCACAAACTTACACCAATACTGCACCATATAGCCTATGCTATCAATTTGCGCGAAATGCTCCACCGCGCCTTGCCTATACCACTCATGAAAGTCCTCTAAATCCTTAAATCCCACGCTTTTAGCCTCATGCAGAGAATCTAAATAGCCATAAGGGTAAATCGCACCCATGAAAATAAACTTTATTTGCTCATTGCTATCTTTGTGAAAAATATTGCACTCTTTCGTGCTGCCATACTCAAACGCCGCATCTTCACCATAAAACACATCTCTTACGCCAAATGCCCGCGCTATACGCACTACTTCAGACTCAAAGCTCCCAAGCCTAAGTTCTGCTAGCATGTAGGGGTTAAGGTATTTTTCAAAGCATTCTTTCATCTGTGTTTTGAAGGTTTTGGGCTTGTAGCGGTAGGTGATATGGTCGATGTCAAAATGTGTAGCGATATTGTTAAGATTGTGCGCGCCTGCTTGTGTGCGCGTGCATTCATCATAAGTCGTTACAAGCAAGGGATTTGTAACGCCATGATGTTCTATAAGGCGTTTTACAATCATATGCGAATCCTTGCCGCCACTCACACCAATAACGCATTCATACCGTGCATTTTCTTGCGTAGCAGAATCTAGCGTGCTAGATTCTTTACTCTCTTTATT
This DNA window, taken from Helicobacter jaachi, encodes the following:
- a CDS encoding flagellin modification protein PseA, producing MTTITGCKICGFPMEYRPNLFVENGICGACINAEAKKHIDFSARQQWLTKHLKERLGKNSMGGGHNKESKESSTLDSATQENARYECVIGVSGGKDSHMIVKRLIEHHGVTNPLLVTTYDECTRTQAGAHNLNNIATHFDIDHITYRYKPKTFKTQMKECFEKYLNPYMLAELRLGSFESEVVRIARAFGVRDVFYGEDAAFEYGSTKECNIFHKDSNEQIKFIFMGAIYPYGYLDSLHEAKSVGFKDLEDFHEWYRQGAVEHFAQIDSIGYMVQYWCKFVKFGAQRTTDMATRLCREGAITREQALVYINEYDHILDPLAKYDICQTMGISETYFDEIVDKHANRDIVIKDAIGIWRRKKRVI